The genomic stretch TGCCGGCTTTGAGACGGGCATACATTACTTTGATCAATGCAGGTGTTCAACTGCCAGTGGTGACTGAAGCGGGCTATAAGGAACAAGATGCCGATCAAACCATGCTCTATGCCGCCACCGATATAGGGGGCTTGCTGATTGATGGTCTGGGAGATGGAGTAATGCTTGGACTGGAGGAAAAGACGTCCCCGGATCGCGCCGCATTAATGGATACGATCAAGCTCCACAATTCCGTGAGTTTTGGGGTGCTGCAGGCGGCAAGAACCAGGATGTCCAAGACGGAGTACATTTCCTGTCCTTCCTGTGGACGAACCTTATTTGACCTTCAGGAAACTACTGCAATGATCCGTAAAAGAACCGATCATCTGAAGGGTGTAAAGATAGGCATCATGGGATGTATCGTCAATGGGCCAGGTGAGATGGCCGATGCGGATTATGGTTATGTAGGTTCTGGCAAAGGTAAAATCACCCTGTATAAAGGGAAGGAAGTAGTCAAAAGATCCGTTCCCTCAGAACATGCCGTCGACGAGCTGATCAATATCATTCGGGAAGATGGCCAGTGGATAGAACCAGAAGCGGTGGAGTGATTGTTAGTATCAGGTATCAAGAACAGGGTATCTAGTATCAAGTAGTTGACTCCATACATAAAAAATAAATAGACATGGCCAATAATAAATTTAAGGAGTTCTTTCAGTTGGGAGAGGTAGGGAATTACTTCTTCAGGGTGTTCAAAAAGCCTGATCCTAGCCAAAAATCCAATTTTAACCTTCGGATGATGCACGGGATCAACAAGATTTCGATCTTGGTGTTTTTGGCGGCATTGATCATTTGGATTGTTAGAAGATTGATGTAAGACAAGAGGGTCAAAGACCAAATGGTAATAGGTGTCCGATCCAGGGAACGCATGTTAAAAGAATCGGAAGGTTCAAGGGATTCAGTGCTGCAACGTTTAACCCGGATTATACATTAGGAATCGTAGTAGCCTGTCCCGAAATCCTTCGGGACAGGCTGGCGGATATCCGGAAGAGCTGAAAGTACAATAAAATCAGCTAGTTTGGAGGAGTAAGCGTAGCACCGCTACGGTGTACCCTGTCTGGCCGCCAGGTAAAACCGAAAACTAAAGCGTAGCGGCTGATTTTGAAGTAATTTCAGGTCGCAACAGATAGGCTATATATTTCGGGTTTAAAGGTTGAAATGATATAAGGTTAGGAGGTTTTATGGTTGCCGAACCATTGGATTTCGGGGATGTTTTCGTTTCTAATTCCTCACTCTTAACTCTACCGCTCCAGCTAGGATGAACTCATTAGAACAATTCCACGCTTACTGACCAATTACTCCCTACTTAATACTTAAGACTCACATCTCAATACTATAACCATGGACATTGTGTTTTTCAGAGATTATTGCTTGAAGAAAGCCGGGGTGACCGAGGATACACCTTTTGGGCCGGATACGCTTGTTTTTAAAGTGGGCGGTAAATTGTTTGCCCTGATCGATATTGAGCAGTTTAAAAGTGTCAACCTGAAATGTAATCCTGAACGGGCAGTGGAGTTGCGGGAGCAGTTTACAGGAATTATTCCAGGCTATCACATGAATAAAAAGCACTGGAATACCGTGTCTTTTAATGGCTCCGTTCCTGATCCATTGATCCTGGAATTGGTGGATCATTCCTACGACTTGGTGTTCCAAAGTTTGCCCAAGAGACTCCAAAACGAAATTAAAGGATGAGCTATCTCAAGGTGAGCGAGGTGAGTAAGCGCTATGATGCAGCCAGCGTAGCATTGGAGGACTTTAGTCTTCAGGTGAAGCGCGGCGGGGTGGTGTCTATGGTGGGAGAAAGTGGTTCAGGCAAAAGCTCCCTACTACGGATCATTGCAGGACTGGAAGTGCAGAGTGCAGGTGTTGTCCACTTGGGAGATCAAAAAATCCTAAATCCAGCCCAAAAACTCGTGCCCGGTTATGATGAAATTCAGTTGATCCACCAAGAATACAAGCTTTACCCCAACTCAACTGTCGAGGAAAATATTGCCCGTCCTTTACTTTTATATGATAAGGATTACCAAAAGGAACGTACCGAGGAGATTTTGAAGCTATTGTCCCTTGAGACATTTAGGGATAAAAAGCCGAGGCAGCTTTCCGGTGGTCAGCAGCAGAAGGTGGCCATTGGTCGAGCGTTGAGCATAGAGCCTGAAGTGCTGTTGTTGGATGAACCTTTCAGTAGCGTGGATGTTATCCAAAAACGTGAGCTGATCGAAGAATTGAAAGGGATTTTTGATTCCCTTGAGGTGACCGTGATTTTTGTGACCCATGATGTGGATGACGCCCTCCTGATGAGTGAGGAGCTCTTGATTATCCAAAAAGGGAAACTGGTGCAGCAAGGGAATGTCAGGGAGGTCTTTCGAAAGCCCGCCAATGAATATGTGGCAAGACTGTTTGGATATCTGAATCCGATTCCTGGAAAGAAAGGATCCTATGTACGTCCGTCAGAGGTGAGATTTACCACCGAAAATGGACTGAAAGCCAACGTGGTCAAACAGCAATTTCTACTTCATTATAATCTTCTAACGGTGAAGCTGGCCGATTCCAGTGCGTTTTGGAGGGTCGATGATCCGAGCAGGACTTTTGAAGTGGGGAATGAGGTTTTTTTGGCCTATGAAAAAGAACAACTCATCCAGTTTGAGCAGGAGTAGAGAATTGCAAACTCCTTTAACCTGAAATCAATGCTGTTTAGTTAACGTATGTCCCCGATCCGATAGTCATACGGGGCAGGCTTCCTGATGACAGATTCTGTCCCGATAGATTGGGAAAGGCTCTTTTCAATCATCAATGTGTTGTTGTATGAAAGAGATTCCTTCGCCGCGGCGAGATGACAGTTTTGTCACTGTCTGCTCCAATCTACCCCACCTAACCTCTTCGCCGCGGCGGAGAGGAACTGTCTTTGATCTATCTTGATACTTCCACTTTGCTCTATAATTTTCTCAATGCTGATGGCCATTTAAGCCGTGCACATGGCCGTGGTTCAGTTCTTCTTCCGTGGCCTCACGAACTTCTTTTACTTCACCGTCAAAATGAAGCCTGAAGTTTACTAGGGGATGGTTAAAGTCTAAGAGCAATTGGTCGCCAAGATCTTTCAGTACTTTAGCTTGCATGGGATATCCTTCTTCATCTACAAGCGGGAGGAAATTGCCTTCTTGCAACATTTCAGGCTTGAATCCTCTTTCTTCAGTAAGTTGATCTTTCGGGATATCCACAATCAGTTCATCGTCAGCCTGTCCGTAAGCTTCGTCTACTTCTAAGGTGAAGCTGAAATCATCCCCTTGTTTTTTATTGGCCAAATATGCCTCGAATTTCTCGGGTAAATCACTGCCGCCAAATATAAAATAAAAAGGATCTTCCTCATCTCTCACTTCTACACTGAAGGGAGCTGATTCTTCATCCACATTGCTCACTTTTAGTTCATAGGTAAGACCTACCACGGTATTGTTGGATATTTCCATATTTTTATTTTTGCTTTTTCACAAAGATAGTCGCTTAATCCTGCGCCCCAAAAGGAGTTGGGGTAAAACCTTTGCGTTTTTTACGGCTTCAGTGGTAGAATTAAAAGGTTGTGTGTGATTTATAGTGGGTAAGTTGAGCGGTACCGGGCTATCGGGATAGAAGGAACTCGTGGACGGATAAATTTGGGACTCGTGCTCCTGATGCAGTCGATAATCATGGATCAAGCAATATTTCTGGGGGGCTGTGAATTTCAAGATGGTTTAGGAAAGTACATTTTTCTTTCGTCTAGCGCAGGGAGGAGTACTCCATTATCCAAAAAGAGGTTTAATGTAATTGCTGCTAAAATAGAATGCTGTTGATTCGGCTATTGTTCCCATGGCCGTTGCCCATGGCTATCACGCTCTATCTGGTATTAAACATGGCTACTTGGATGCAGACAAACCTTTAAGGGCTTCCGCCTAACCTGTCCAGCCCTTCCTAATAAAAAAAATCAGTGTAAATCTTATTAATCGGCACTATCTGCGTTCTATTAAAACCACCTCCTCAACTTTTCCACTTGACCCATAATCATACATTCTTTGCTCATGGTCAGTATACGGCAGTGCTAGGATACTGTGTTCACCTTCTATTACCAAGCTGATGCTCCTAGCGGAGCATCACTGCTGCCTCTTCTGTCCGCAAAAATAGTGAGGCAGGAGTCCTGGCGAATGCCGCTAGGCATTAAAGCTTGGTAAAATCAGGTTACTACTGGTCCCTTTGTGCCGTCGGCCTGCCTCGCTCTAGGCGGGTACAAGCCTGTTTCCCTGATCTATCCGCCCAAGTGGGACAACTCCGTGGATCATAGTGGGTGACTATACAAAGGGTTGTCCTCAGAAGACAACCCTTTTTAATTGGCCTGTATTTATCAGTGAAGATTTAGAACCGATAGTAATAGCCATCGTTTTTGCATATACTTGTCGTTCAGTTTTAGTTGTCCAGAACGGACATCGGTCATCGGACTTTCTGTCAAAATCAACGGGTGTTTGGATTCTTGATAATCAGCCTTAGACCACAATATTAACAATCTTGCCAGGCACTACGATGATTTTTTTAGGCGTTTTGCCATCCAACCACTTTTGCACGTTGGCATCAGCAAGCGCTGTTTTTTCAATTTCCTCTTTGCTAAGACTTAGGGAAATAGGAAGTTTTACCCTCATTTTACCGTTGATAGAAATAGGGTATTCATGTGCATCTTCGGTAAGGTGTTCTTCATTGAATTTAGGGAAGGCTGCTTCCAGGACAGATCGGTCATTCCCCATTAGCGACCAAAGCTCTTCCGCTATGTGCGGGGCATATGGTGAAATGATAATGGTCAATGGCTCCAGAATTTCCTTTTTGTTGCACTTCAGTGCAGAAAGCTCATTCACACAAATCATAAAACTGGACACCGAGGTGTTGAACGAGTAATTGTTCATGTCCTCCTCGGCTTTTCTAATGGTTTTGTGGAGTGTTTTTAGCTCATCCTTGGTTGGCTGGGCATCGGAGATGGTAAAGTTACCGTTTTTGTCGTGAAATAATCTCCAGAGCTTTTTAAGAAACTTGGATACGCCGTCGATACCATTGGTATTCCAAGGTTTGAACTGCTCCAGTGGTCCCAGGAACATTTCATATAATCGAAGGGTGTCTGCTCCATAACGTTCGATGATGTCGTCAGGATTGACCACATTATATTTTGACTTGGACATTTTCTCGACTTCAGCGCCGCAAATGTACTTACCATCTTCAAGTATGAATTCAGCATCAGCCAGATCCGGTCGCCACGCTTTGAATTTGTCCAGGTCCAGCTGGTCGTTATGCACAATGTTAACATCCACGTGCATGGCTGCTGTATCATGGTCTTTGCGAAGACCATGGCTGACAAATTTATTGGAACCCTTGATTCTGTATACAAAATTGGATCGTCCTTGGATCATGCCTTGGTTGATCATTTTTTTGAAGGGCTCGACAATCGTTATCAATCCTTTGTCGTATAGAAACTTGGTCCAGAACCGGCTGTAAAGCAAGTGGCCAGTGGCGTGTTCGGCCCCACCGATGTATAAATCCACCGCTTCCCAATACTGTTGGGCATCTTTGCTGACAAATTCTGTGTTGTTTTGGGAATCCATGTAGCGGAGGAAATACCAGGAGGAACCTGCCCAGCCCGGCATGGTGCTGAGCTCAAGTGGGTATGCTTCTCCGTCCACATTATAAGTCCAGTCTGTGGCTCGGCCCAAGGGTGGCTCTCCGTCTTCTGTAGGAAGGTACTTGTCCACTTCAGGAAGCACTATAGGGAGGTCTTTCTTATCCACCAAATATGGAATGCCATCCTTAAAGTATACAGGAAGAGGTTCTCCCCAGTAGCGCTGCCGGGTAAAGATGGCATCACGCATCCTGTATTGGATTTTTCCTTTACCGATTTTCTTATCTTCAAGGAATTCAATGGCCTTATCCATGGCATCTTTCATGACCAGACCATTGAGGAAGCCGGAATTCATGGCGATGCCATCGCGGCCAGGGAAGGAGCCGTTTTCCATGCTGCCCTCCAGTACCTGTCGGACTTCCAGTCCAAAGTGGTTGGCAAAGTTATAATCGCGTTCATCATGGGCAGGGACGGCCATTACGGCCCCCGTTCCATAGCCTGCCAAAACATAATCGGCTATCCAAACAGGGATTTCTTCTCCGTTAAAAGGGTTGATGGCATAGCTGCCAGTGAAGGCACCTGAGATGGTCTTGACATCGCTCATGCGGTCCCTTTCGGAGCGGTTTTTGGCTACTTGGATGTAGGCTTCTGCTTCTTTGCGCTGATCATCGGTGATCAATTCGGCTGCCAGTTCACTTTCAGGAGCCAAGGCTAAATAGGTTACCCCATAAATGGTGTCTATACGCGTGGTGAAGACTTTGATCTGTTGTGCTTTATCCTTGACCTGAAAGACCATCTCGGCACCCACTGAACGTCCGATCCAGTTCCGCTGCATCTCTTTGATCGGTTCTGGCCAATCTACTTTGTCAAGGTCATTGAGGAGTCGTTCTGCGTACGCAGTAATGCGCATGCTCCATTGCATCATTTTTTTGCGTTCTACGGGATGACCGCCACGCTCAGAAAAGCCGTCTTTGACTTCGTCATTGGAAAGTACAGTTCCAAGTGCCGGACACCAGTTTACGGTGGTTTCGGCGAGATAGGTCAGGCGATATTGCAGCAAGGTTTGTTGCTGTTCTTTTTCTGAATACCCCTTCCACTCGCTAGCGGTAAAGGTTTTGGTATCTTCATCGCATACCACATTGATATTGGCGTTTCCTTCCTTTTCGAAGATGCTGATCAGGTCGTTGATTTCTTTGGCCTTGTCTTCAGTCTTATCATAGTAACTGTCAAACAGCTGCATGAAAATCCACTGAGTCCATTTATAGTAAGAAGGATCAGAGGTCCGGACCTCCTTGTTCCAGTCAAAAGCAAAGCCTATATTTTTAAGTTGCTCAGTGTAGCGTTTGATATTTTCTTCTGTGGTAATGGCTGGATGCTGTCCAGTCTGGATGGCGTATTGTTCCGCAGGAAGCCCAAAGGAATCGTAGCCCATGGGGTGCAGGACATTATACCCTTGAAGCCGCTTGAAGCGGGAGACAATATCCGAGGCTATATATCCTAGTGGGTGCCCCACATGTAGTCCTGCACCAGAAGGGTAGGGAAACATGTCCAAACTGTAAAACTTAGGTCTTTGAGGGTCTATCTTGGCATTGAAGATTTGGGATGCTTCCCATCTTTCCTGCCATTTCTTTTCGATCTCTTGAAAATTATAATCAGCCATTTTTTAACAAAATTGTTGCTTAGTATAGGATTGGTTGCAAAAATAAAAAAATAAATGGGATATGTCGATGGATTGCCGAAGTATCAGTCGGAGAGAAAAGTATCAGGTAGCTATTGTCAAGATTACCCTGGAGAAGATATGCTCTTGCTGTCCCTTTCTTGATACATGATACTTGAATCTTGCTACTTTCTTAGTCTAAAATTTAATATCCAAGGGCTAACATCAAACCATTACCAGAATCTCCAGCCACGGCGCTTTGTGCGGCCTCTTCTCAGCCAGTTTTCCCAGATATCCTGCGAGAGGTAGATTTCTACGCCCACATTTAGGGTGAAATAGCCATCGTACCGATGGTCCAAGCCACTTCCGCGACGGATTTTATGTTGGAATTCACCATTCTTGTCAATATAGACCGCTTCACGGATTTTCTCGGTATCAGGCATCCCATTGTCGTCAAGGTAACGAGGGTTTTTTACAGCAAGCCGTAACCGTTCTGGCATAGGGCCCTCTCCATTTTCTCCATAGCTCGCCAATAAGCTCTGGTAAGAATCACGGATGTTGTAGGCGCTGATATCATCCAAGTAATCTGAAAGGGTAAAACGGTAATTGCCTTCAATAAAGAGATCGGTATAGACATTGAGTTTATACTTCATCCCCAGTCCCATGGGAAAGACCATAACTACTGCTGGATATTCATTGTTTTCCAATGCCAAAGGTCTTAGGTTATACCATTCTCCGTCCAGTTGGGCTTTTGGGGTGTTGGTAGTGGCGCCTACTCCAGCGAAGACATACCAATTAAGAAAGTGCCGGGTGATATTGTACAGTTTGACAGGCTTATAGTGGTATTCTGCTAGAAAAGCCAATTCTACATTCCTGGCCCTGAAATGAAGTTCAC from Echinicola soli encodes the following:
- a CDS encoding DUF6728 family protein; amino-acid sequence: MANNKFKEFFQLGEVGNYFFRVFKKPDPSQKSNFNLRMMHGINKISILVFLAALIIWIVRRLM
- a CDS encoding MmcQ/YjbR family DNA-binding protein; its protein translation is MDIVFFRDYCLKKAGVTEDTPFGPDTLVFKVGGKLFALIDIEQFKSVNLKCNPERAVELREQFTGIIPGYHMNKKHWNTVSFNGSVPDPLILELVDHSYDLVFQSLPKRLQNEIKG
- a CDS encoding ABC transporter ATP-binding protein, giving the protein MSYLKVSEVSKRYDAASVALEDFSLQVKRGGVVSMVGESGSGKSSLLRIIAGLEVQSAGVVHLGDQKILNPAQKLVPGYDEIQLIHQEYKLYPNSTVEENIARPLLLYDKDYQKERTEEILKLLSLETFRDKKPRQLSGGQQQKVAIGRALSIEPEVLLLDEPFSSVDVIQKRELIEELKGIFDSLEVTVIFVTHDVDDALLMSEELLIIQKGKLVQQGNVREVFRKPANEYVARLFGYLNPIPGKKGSYVRPSEVRFTTENGLKANVVKQQFLLHYNLLTVKLADSSAFWRVDDPSRTFEVGNEVFLAYEKEQLIQFEQE
- a CDS encoding FKBP-type peptidyl-prolyl cis-trans isomerase — translated: MEISNNTVVGLTYELKVSNVDEESAPFSVEVRDEEDPFYFIFGGSDLPEKFEAYLANKKQGDDFSFTLEVDEAYGQADDELIVDIPKDQLTEERGFKPEMLQEGNFLPLVDEEGYPMQAKVLKDLGDQLLLDFNHPLVNFRLHFDGEVKEVREATEEELNHGHVHGLNGHQH
- the leuS gene encoding leucine--tRNA ligase, with translation MADYNFQEIEKKWQERWEASQIFNAKIDPQRPKFYSLDMFPYPSGAGLHVGHPLGYIASDIVSRFKRLQGYNVLHPMGYDSFGLPAEQYAIQTGQHPAITTEENIKRYTEQLKNIGFAFDWNKEVRTSDPSYYKWTQWIFMQLFDSYYDKTEDKAKEINDLISIFEKEGNANINVVCDEDTKTFTASEWKGYSEKEQQQTLLQYRLTYLAETTVNWCPALGTVLSNDEVKDGFSERGGHPVERKKMMQWSMRITAYAERLLNDLDKVDWPEPIKEMQRNWIGRSVGAEMVFQVKDKAQQIKVFTTRIDTIYGVTYLALAPESELAAELITDDQRKEAEAYIQVAKNRSERDRMSDVKTISGAFTGSYAINPFNGEEIPVWIADYVLAGYGTGAVMAVPAHDERDYNFANHFGLEVRQVLEGSMENGSFPGRDGIAMNSGFLNGLVMKDAMDKAIEFLEDKKIGKGKIQYRMRDAIFTRQRYWGEPLPVYFKDGIPYLVDKKDLPIVLPEVDKYLPTEDGEPPLGRATDWTYNVDGEAYPLELSTMPGWAGSSWYFLRYMDSQNNTEFVSKDAQQYWEAVDLYIGGAEHATGHLLYSRFWTKFLYDKGLITIVEPFKKMINQGMIQGRSNFVYRIKGSNKFVSHGLRKDHDTAAMHVDVNIVHNDQLDLDKFKAWRPDLADAEFILEDGKYICGAEVEKMSKSKYNVVNPDDIIERYGADTLRLYEMFLGPLEQFKPWNTNGIDGVSKFLKKLWRLFHDKNGNFTISDAQPTKDELKTLHKTIRKAEEDMNNYSFNTSVSSFMICVNELSALKCNKKEILEPLTIIISPYAPHIAEELWSLMGNDRSVLEAAFPKFNEEHLTEDAHEYPISINGKMRVKLPISLSLSKEEIEKTALADANVQKWLDGKTPKKIIVVPGKIVNIVV